The following are encoded in a window of Aestuariirhabdus haliotis genomic DNA:
- a CDS encoding ATP-binding protein — protein sequence MTLLRSRWTLLSILLVLALVAITSAWQLSWQWALQGEIVRTAKQLSLHAQSIDNALGQFRYIALEVANNEQVQQLLNDNIPARARRTNRSLELYSRRAGSNTIFVLDTEGQVVASSNWQGSDSLVGQSFHNHPYFQQALEGQASSFYAAASQGDRSDYYFAYPIRSGQQLTGAAVVKIDLQPLQAQWGQDGSELMISDGYGVVVLASRSQWRYRYLYPLFDSTLELLGEQRIYGKRQLQPFHARVTSQGQGSDLFLLDQPSDQAHFLRQSFQLPQLNWTVHYLASLVPVYGFANRVAMSTLILLLVVALIAALMRERRLKRASRAQARSLLEQSGKRQQAIINNTNVGLMLLTAEGEVRFLNQQTHRILGLGDQSASDLHFNQLIPEPDWLSLSRVHPAQHDSLTPLPPSTETWVTRHDGSRVPLAISIRTIDLQPDIHYLVTLVDISRRKAAEEQLQAAKELLEQRVEERTRELQEAQQELIQASKLAALGEMSASIAHEFNQPLTAMRTYLASSEMLLDQGATDRLQDNLRLLRELTERTSTIAAQLKTYAYNRPTERNPVNLVNALQQVLPMFRQRIDQLSIDLVIKQPDRPVHVAADSGRIQLILTNLIKNAIESLQHHQHPRLVCEFGYQQQLATISIRDNGEGIKARHLSRLFDPFFTTKEVGEGLGLGLSIVAGFIRDLDGTIEAKNNDNGGATFIIRLPLFDPRTQDDSIETHHTG from the coding sequence TTGACTCTACTGCGTTCCCGCTGGACCCTGCTTTCGATACTGCTGGTACTCGCCCTGGTAGCCATCACCAGCGCCTGGCAATTGAGCTGGCAATGGGCATTGCAAGGCGAGATCGTACGCACCGCCAAGCAGTTGTCACTGCACGCTCAAAGCATCGATAACGCGCTGGGTCAATTTCGCTATATCGCGCTGGAGGTTGCCAATAATGAGCAGGTGCAACAGTTGCTCAACGACAACATTCCGGCACGGGCACGGCGTACCAATCGTTCACTGGAGCTCTACAGTCGCCGGGCCGGTTCCAATACCATTTTTGTGCTGGACACCGAAGGCCAGGTGGTTGCCAGCTCCAACTGGCAAGGCAGTGACAGCCTGGTTGGCCAGAGCTTTCATAACCACCCCTATTTCCAACAAGCTCTGGAAGGACAGGCCAGCAGCTTTTATGCGGCAGCGTCACAGGGTGATCGTTCTGACTACTATTTTGCCTACCCCATTCGTAGTGGTCAGCAACTGACCGGGGCTGCCGTCGTTAAAATTGATCTGCAGCCCCTGCAGGCTCAATGGGGTCAAGACGGCAGCGAGTTGATGATCAGCGATGGTTACGGCGTGGTTGTGCTTGCGTCCCGGTCCCAGTGGCGTTATCGCTATCTGTACCCACTGTTCGACTCCACCCTGGAACTGCTGGGCGAACAGCGCATTTACGGGAAACGCCAACTGCAACCCTTCCACGCCAGGGTGACTTCCCAGGGACAAGGCAGCGACCTGTTTCTGCTCGACCAGCCAAGCGACCAGGCGCATTTCCTGCGACAAAGTTTTCAGCTACCCCAGCTCAACTGGACCGTGCACTACCTGGCCAGCCTGGTACCGGTGTACGGCTTTGCCAACCGCGTGGCCATGAGCACCCTGATCCTGTTATTGGTAGTGGCATTGATTGCCGCACTGATGCGGGAGCGACGTTTGAAACGAGCCTCCCGCGCCCAGGCCCGAAGCCTGCTGGAACAAAGCGGTAAACGCCAACAGGCCATTATCAACAACACCAATGTGGGCCTGATGTTATTGACCGCAGAGGGAGAAGTTCGTTTTCTCAACCAGCAGACCCACCGCATCCTTGGCCTGGGGGATCAGTCCGCCAGCGACCTGCATTTCAATCAGCTGATCCCTGAACCCGACTGGCTTAGCCTGAGCAGGGTTCACCCCGCCCAGCACGACAGCCTCACGCCACTCCCCCCCTCGACGGAAACCTGGGTTACCCGGCACGATGGCAGTCGAGTACCTCTCGCCATTTCTATCCGCACCATCGATCTGCAACCGGATATTCATTATCTGGTAACACTGGTCGATATCAGCCGAAGAAAAGCCGCCGAAGAACAGTTACAAGCCGCCAAAGAGCTTCTGGAACAACGCGTAGAGGAACGAACCCGTGAATTGCAGGAAGCCCAGCAGGAATTAATCCAGGCCAGTAAACTGGCCGCACTGGGAGAGATGTCGGCCTCCATCGCCCATGAATTTAACCAACCCCTGACCGCCATGCGCACCTACCTTGCCTCCAGTGAAATGCTGCTCGACCAGGGCGCTACCGACCGCTTGCAAGACAACCTTCGATTGCTGCGCGAACTGACCGAGCGCACCAGCACCATCGCGGCCCAACTGAAAACCTACGCCTACAACCGGCCCACCGAACGCAACCCGGTCAATCTGGTCAATGCCTTGCAGCAGGTTCTGCCGATGTTCCGACAACGCATCGACCAGCTATCGATCGATCTGGTCATCAAGCAACCGGACAGGCCCGTTCATGTGGCGGCGGATTCCGGCCGTATACAATTGATCCTCACCAATCTGATCAAGAATGCGATAGAGTCATTGCAGCACCATCAACACCCCCGACTGGTGTGTGAATTCGGTTACCAGCAACAACTGGCCACCATTAGTATTCGCGACAATGGTGAAGGTATTAAAGCGCGTCATTTGAGCCGTTTGTTCGACCCGTTTTTCACCACCAAAGAGGTGGGCGAAGGGCTCGGGCTCGGACTGTCGATCGTGGCAGGTTTTATCCGCGATCTCGATGGCACCATAGAGGCGAAGAACAACGACAACGGCGGGGCAACCTTTATCATTCGATTGCCCCTTTTTGATCCCAGGACACAAGATGACTCCATCGAAACCCATCATACTGGTTGA
- a CDS encoding TAXI family TRAP transporter solute-binding subunit, giving the protein MIVQACCGRPFFPLWLCALLVLMLPLRALAVEPERTYILATASTGGTYYPVGVAIATLTKIRLQPRLGISLSAISSAGSAENIELLANKQVQFAIVQGLYGAWAWNGDGAVEKPQTHLRSVSMLWQNVEHFIVRSDTTTQGSIEDIKALYEQPFSLGKAQSGTEGSGHHILRSNNIDSDRLQLVSMGYGRSADALIAGQIEGINVPAGVPVSAVSKVFGALGNDIRLLDFSDQEMSRVNRQYALWSRYVIPINTYPGQSRPVQTIAQPNFLAVRDEVDEQAVYEITRTLYENLSFLHGIHPATRDMALEKAVDGLPVPLHPGAARFYREQGLMIPTHLLPKK; this is encoded by the coding sequence ATGATCGTTCAGGCTTGCTGTGGTCGGCCGTTTTTTCCATTATGGCTATGCGCCCTACTAGTACTCATGCTTCCTCTGCGGGCGTTGGCGGTCGAACCGGAACGAACCTATATTCTCGCCACCGCCTCAACAGGAGGCACCTATTACCCCGTCGGGGTCGCCATCGCAACGCTGACTAAAATTCGCCTGCAACCTCGGCTGGGTATCAGCCTGTCAGCGATCAGCAGCGCAGGTTCCGCGGAGAATATCGAATTACTGGCCAACAAGCAGGTTCAGTTTGCCATCGTTCAGGGGCTGTACGGCGCCTGGGCCTGGAATGGCGACGGGGCGGTTGAAAAACCTCAAACCCATCTGCGCTCGGTCAGCATGTTATGGCAGAACGTTGAGCATTTTATTGTTCGCTCGGATACGACGACCCAGGGCAGTATCGAAGATATCAAAGCGCTTTACGAACAGCCTTTCTCACTCGGCAAAGCCCAGTCGGGAACCGAAGGGTCGGGCCATCATATACTGCGCAGCAACAACATTGATAGCGATCGATTACAACTGGTTTCTATGGGGTATGGCCGCAGTGCCGATGCGTTAATCGCCGGACAGATTGAGGGTATCAACGTGCCGGCCGGCGTTCCGGTCAGCGCGGTGAGCAAGGTTTTTGGGGCGCTGGGCAACGACATTCGATTGCTGGATTTCAGCGATCAGGAGATGTCCCGCGTCAATCGACAGTATGCCCTCTGGAGCCGTTACGTGATTCCGATTAACACCTACCCGGGCCAGAGTCGGCCGGTGCAAACTATTGCCCAACCCAATTTCCTGGCGGTGCGCGACGAGGTCGATGAACAAGCGGTGTATGAGATTACCCGTACACTTTACGAAAACCTCAGTTTCCTGCATGGCATCCATCCCGCGACCCGCGATATGGCGTTGGAAAAAGCGGTCGATGGCTTACCGGTGCCCCTGCATCCTGGAGCCGCCCGCTTTTATCGCGAACAGGGTCTAATGATACCGACACACCTTTTACCCAAGAAATAA
- a CDS encoding sigma-54-dependent transcriptional regulator has product MTPSKPIILVDDEELVLRANEQWLQLAGFQPECFTDPRQALERLQKPFSGILVSDVKMPHMDGLELMTQAIALQPQLPVVLITGHGDVDMAVRSVQAGAYDFIEKPFDPQRLVKTLERAFDQLQLTRQNQQLRERLREQSGIGAKLIGISPAMQQLHQDILEIAALNTHVVIYGETGSGKELVAQSLHEYGQHPNAAFVALNCAAIPESLFESELFGHEAGAFSGAAKRRIGKFEYANGGTLFFDEIESMPTNLQTKVLRAIQEQRIERLGSNQSIELNNRILSASKADLQQLADFRQDLYYRLNISEIHIPPLRDRREDIPLLFNHFSELAANENNLEPRQLEEHEEDLLLVHNWPGNVRELRNIATRFALGKRGLGELFLQKSATFDTPLDTSRTRSLAQKVNSYEQDLIQQSLNKHQGNITEVLQELDLPRRTLNQKMQKYGINRTDFLPSNEEP; this is encoded by the coding sequence ATGACTCCATCGAAACCCATCATACTGGTTGACGACGAAGAGCTGGTATTGCGCGCCAACGAGCAATGGTTACAGCTGGCCGGTTTTCAGCCTGAGTGTTTTACCGACCCACGCCAGGCATTAGAACGCCTGCAAAAGCCCTTCAGCGGCATACTGGTCAGCGACGTTAAAATGCCCCACATGGACGGGTTGGAGTTAATGACGCAAGCCATCGCCCTGCAACCACAGCTTCCTGTTGTCCTGATCACCGGACATGGTGATGTCGACATGGCGGTGCGCTCGGTACAAGCCGGGGCCTATGACTTTATCGAGAAGCCGTTTGATCCGCAGCGGCTTGTTAAAACCCTCGAACGAGCCTTCGATCAGTTGCAACTGACCCGTCAGAATCAGCAGTTGCGGGAGCGCCTGAGAGAACAAAGCGGCATAGGTGCCAAGCTTATTGGCATCAGCCCTGCCATGCAGCAGCTGCATCAGGACATTCTGGAAATTGCCGCACTGAACACCCATGTGGTGATTTATGGTGAGACCGGCAGCGGCAAGGAGTTGGTAGCACAAAGTCTCCATGAATATGGCCAACACCCCAACGCGGCCTTCGTCGCCCTTAATTGCGCCGCCATACCTGAATCACTGTTTGAATCCGAACTCTTTGGCCACGAAGCAGGCGCGTTCAGCGGCGCTGCCAAACGTCGTATTGGCAAGTTCGAATACGCCAACGGCGGCACCTTGTTCTTCGATGAAATTGAAAGCATGCCCACAAACCTACAGACCAAGGTATTGCGAGCCATTCAGGAACAGAGAATCGAACGCCTTGGCTCCAACCAGAGTATCGAACTGAATAACCGTATCCTTTCGGCCAGCAAGGCAGACCTGCAACAGCTCGCTGATTTTCGTCAGGATCTCTATTACCGTCTGAACATTTCAGAAATCCATATTCCTCCGTTGCGAGACCGACGCGAAGATATTCCATTGCTGTTTAATCACTTTTCTGAATTAGCCGCCAATGAAAACAACCTGGAGCCGAGACAACTCGAGGAACACGAAGAAGATTTATTATTGGTTCATAACTGGCCTGGAAACGTGAGAGAGTTACGCAATATCGCCACTCGCTTCGCTTTGGGAAAACGAGGACTGGGCGAACTGTTCCTGCAAAAATCAGCCACCTTCGACACCCCTCTCGATACTTCCAGAACGAGATCACTGGCGCAAAAAGTCAATTCTTATGAGCAGGACCTTATCCAGCAATCCCTCAACAAACATCAGGGTAATATTACCGAGGTACTGCAGGAACTGGACCTGCCTCGGCGAACACTGAACCAGAAGATGCAAAAGTACGGTATCAACCGCACCGACTTTTTGCCCTCAAACGAGGAGCCCTGA
- a CDS encoding substrate-binding periplasmic protein, which produces MRNYILILVFLGLPSTLVSAQDYLFAGDRFPLLIEKNESRITGLGVEVTQQVMAQLGLNARFEILPWKRLLHMAREGSVDGVIGVYHTSRREAYMRFVEPPIYVDDVMLFARKDLDFSWKGDFRDLQGKRIAVVRGWSNGEVFDKQSKSLRINELESLDAALRAVGKGHYDLAVGNIRNARTVFERRNLNNVVEAIEPPIATLGVYITLSSRGRLHNHVDAFAQALGQLNDSGELKRLQQAYGLH; this is translated from the coding sequence ATGCGTAATTATATCTTGATACTTGTTTTTCTAGGCCTGCCATCGACTCTTGTCTCAGCGCAAGATTATCTTTTTGCGGGTGACCGCTTTCCCTTGTTGATTGAAAAAAATGAATCTCGAATTACCGGATTGGGAGTCGAGGTAACGCAACAGGTAATGGCTCAGTTAGGACTGAACGCAAGATTTGAAATATTACCCTGGAAGCGATTGTTGCATATGGCTCGGGAAGGCAGTGTCGATGGTGTCATCGGTGTTTATCATACGTCCAGACGTGAAGCTTATATGCGTTTTGTCGAGCCGCCCATCTACGTAGATGACGTCATGCTATTTGCCAGAAAAGATTTGGACTTTTCCTGGAAAGGAGACTTTCGGGATTTGCAAGGCAAACGTATCGCAGTGGTACGGGGTTGGAGTAATGGAGAAGTTTTTGATAAACAGAGCAAGTCGCTACGAATCAATGAACTCGAGTCTTTGGATGCAGCACTGCGTGCCGTTGGTAAAGGTCATTACGATCTTGCCGTCGGTAATATTCGAAATGCACGGACAGTTTTCGAACGGCGTAATCTGAACAATGTGGTTGAAGCCATAGAGCCGCCGATTGCCACTCTCGGGGTTTATATCACACTGTCATCCCGGGGCCGCTTACACAATCACGTTGACGCCTTCGCTCAGGCTCTTGGCCAGCTCAATGACAGCGGTGAATTAAAACGCTTGCAACAAGCGTACGGCTTACACTAA
- a CDS encoding cytochrome-c peroxidase, with protein MGFHTPLSVALLLGSVLFTLSPQSLAAPSITLSDRCPQGFERSADKRCLLRTLYQQYDSPRNKGVGGLKTALPKPRDGFSPQEIDLGRYLFFDPILSADGSLSCASCHHPDKGFADGRALPIGIGGKQAARSAPGLWNVGFLKLLFWDGRSSSLEEQAQGPLYNPVEMGSTPAGVLSRLQDSENYQRLFYQAYGESESVSLDNLYRALAAFQSSLVSLNSRYDQYAHGYHDALNQQEIEGMNVFRSFVARCAECHTPPLFTNQQLAVIGTPEPEGLPFDEGAAIPFKDASLAGGFKVPSLRNIELTAPYMHSGRFETLFDASEFYTKGRGHAMPEGRELYLHWHIWEPELTDYELERLVDFMKALTDERFKPETPNRLPSGMAPVHNNNKLALQAEGGHP; from the coding sequence ATGGGTTTTCATACACCCCTTTCCGTGGCACTGCTGCTGGGAAGTGTCCTTTTTACCTTGTCGCCACAATCTCTCGCTGCACCCTCTATCACCCTGAGTGATCGTTGCCCGCAGGGCTTTGAGCGATCGGCTGATAAACGCTGCTTGCTGCGCACGCTCTATCAGCAATACGATTCACCCCGCAACAAGGGAGTGGGTGGTTTAAAAACAGCGTTGCCAAAACCGCGGGACGGCTTCTCACCCCAGGAAATTGATTTGGGGCGCTACCTGTTTTTTGATCCCATATTGTCTGCGGATGGTAGCCTCTCTTGCGCCAGTTGCCATCATCCCGACAAGGGGTTTGCCGATGGCCGTGCCTTGCCGATCGGTATTGGTGGCAAGCAGGCGGCCCGTTCGGCGCCGGGTTTATGGAATGTGGGCTTTTTGAAATTGCTGTTCTGGGATGGACGCTCCAGCAGTCTGGAAGAGCAGGCGCAGGGCCCGCTGTACAATCCGGTGGAAATGGGTAGCACACCCGCAGGTGTTCTATCACGCTTGCAGGACAGTGAGAATTACCAGCGTCTGTTTTATCAGGCCTATGGAGAAAGTGAGTCTGTGTCACTGGATAACCTGTACCGGGCCCTGGCCGCTTTCCAGTCGTCGTTGGTATCTCTGAACAGCCGCTACGACCAGTACGCCCATGGTTACCACGATGCCCTCAATCAACAAGAGATCGAGGGCATGAATGTGTTTCGCTCATTCGTTGCCCGCTGCGCCGAATGCCATACTCCGCCGTTGTTTACCAACCAGCAATTAGCTGTCATTGGCACGCCCGAGCCCGAAGGATTACCCTTCGATGAGGGCGCGGCTATCCCGTTTAAAGATGCTTCTCTGGCGGGGGGGTTCAAGGTGCCGAGTCTGCGTAATATTGAATTGACCGCCCCCTATATGCATTCCGGACGTTTTGAAACCCTGTTCGATGCCTCGGAGTTTTATACCAAGGGGCGTGGCCATGCGATGCCGGAAGGGCGCGAACTCTATCTGCACTGGCACATTTGGGAACCGGAACTCACTGACTACGAGCTGGAAAGGCTGGTGGATTTTATGAAAGCGCTGACCGATGAGCGCTTTAAACCTGAAACGCCGAACCGCCTGCCTTCGGGCATGGCGCCGGTACACAATAACAATAAGCTTGCCCTGCAAGCCGAGGGAGGACACCCGTGA